In Subdoligranulum variabile, the genomic stretch CGCCGGCATCCACCTTGCTCACCGCGTCCAGCAGATCGCCGTAACCCCGGATGGCCACACCACTCTGGGCCAGGGTGGCGGCGTCGGCGTCAGACAGCCGGCCCGGCGCCACAAACAGCGTGCAGTCCTGGGAGGTCACCAGGGCGTAGGCCACCGCCAGCGGCGTGCAGGGCAGATCCCGCGCCCGCAGGTTCAGCAGCCAGCCCACACAGTCCAGACCCGTCACGGCCAGCGCCGTGGCACCGGCCTTGGCCAGCTCGGCGCGCACCATGGCGATGCGCTCGCCCGCCGTGGCGCCGGTCTGGGCCGGAGTCAGCAGCTCACAGGGGGTGTCCGGCAGCGCCGGACGCTCGCCGGAGGCATCCCAGATGGCACTGGCTACGTCCTGGCTCTTCAGAACCGCACCGTTCTTCGCCAGCACTTCGGTGTACTCGTGGGCCAGGTTCGCCGGCACACAGCTGCCGTCCAGCAGCAGCGTCTGGCCCGCCTTTACGTGGTCCGCCAGATACTCCGCCACCGTGGGCACCCCCGCCGAACCGGCGTGCATGCACGCAATCTCGGTGCCCGCCAGCTGCTTGTCCGCCTGCACATAAAAGCGGCCGTCACACCACAGGGCCGAACCCTCCTGGGTCACCACCAGGGTGGAATTCTCCCCCGTGAACCCCGAAAACCAGGGCAGGGCATTGTAATAGTCCGGCAGATACTCGCTGCAGTGCGGGTCGCTGGTCATCAACAATACGGCGTCTGCGCCCGCAGCCTTCGCGGCGGCACGCAGCGCGGCGATCTTTTCATTCGTCGTCAACGTTCAACACTCCCTCGTAAAATGCTTGCCTTCATCATACCACGTTTTATAAAAAGGTCAAGCAGACCATAATATTTGCAAAAAGTTCAAAAAACCGGGACCAAAATGCCCCGAAACCTCTTGACGCGTTTGGTATAATGGTATTAGCAGTTAGTGTTTACGACTGCCAGAACCAACCAATTCAGCGAAACAGAGGTGCCATCATGGCAGAGAATAAGACCAAAATTGATATTTTTTCCGGCTTTCTGGGCGCAGGCAAGACCACGCTCATCAAGAAACTGATCCAGGAGTGCTTCGCCGGGGAGCGCATCGTCCTGATCGAAAACGAATTCGGCGAGATCGGCATTGACGGCGGCTTCATGCGGGAGGCCGGCATCCAGGTCAACGAACTGAACTCCGGCTGCATCTGCTGCTCCCTGGTGGGCGACTTCCGGGAGGCCCTGAAAAAGGTCGTCGAGACCTACCACCCCGACCGCATCCTCATCGAGCCCTCCGGCGTGGGCAAGCTGTCCGACGTGACCCGCGCCGTGGAAGGCGTGGCCGAGACCCTGCCCGTCATCCTCAACAGCTTTGTCACCGTGGCCGATGTGAACAAGGTCAAGATGTATATGAAGAACTTCGGCGAGTTCTACGATGACCAGGTCAGCCATGCTTCCTGCATCATCCTCAGCCGCACCGGCAACGCCAGCGAAAAGAAGATCGCCGACGCCGTGGCCCTGCTCACCGAGAAGAACCCCACCGCCACCATCGTCACCACCGACTGGACCGCCCTGTCCGGCGCCCAGATCGTCTCGGTCATGGACGGCAAGCGCGACCTGGTGGCCGAGCTGCTGGACCAGGCCCGGGCCGCCAACGAGGCCCATGCCGGCGAGGAGGAGCATCACCACCATCACCACCATGAGGACGGCGAGGAGCATGAGTGCTGCCACCATCATCATGACGAGGACGAGGAGCACGAGTGCTGCCACCATCATCATGACGAGGACGAGGAGCACGAGTGCTGCCACCACCATCATCATGACGAGGACGAGGAGCACGAATGCTGCCACCACCATCATGACGAGGATGAGGAGCATGAGTGCTGCCACCACCATCATGACGAGGATGAGGAGCATGAGTGCTGCCACCATCACGATCATGACCATGAGGAGGGCGAGTGCTGCCATCATCACGATCATGACCATCACGAGCACCACTACGACGAGCACGGCGTCTGCAGCTGCGGGCATCATCACCACGACCACGACGCCGACGAGGTATTCACCAGCTGGGGCCGGGAGACGGCCCACAAGTTCAGCCGCGCGGTGCTGGACGAGGCCCTCACCAAGCTGGACGGCGGCGATTACGGCATGATCCTGCGGGCCAAGGGCATCGTGGACGGCGGCGCCGACGGCTGGCTGGAGTTCGACATGGTCCCCGGCGAGCACGAGATCCGTCCCAGCACCCCCGACGTCACCGGCAAGCTCTGCGTCATCGGCTCCAAACTGCAAGAGGGCGCTATTGCAGAACTGTTTGGCCTTTAAGCCCTCAAAGAGGGGAACAGTCCCGCAGGTTGCCGCCTGACGGGCCTATTCCCCCCTTTGGATATACGGGTTGCGGTGCCCGCATCGTGCAGCACGCCTTGGGGCGGCGTTTGCACTCTGCGACCGCGGCCCCTGTTCCGCCGCGCTAATTCTGCCGCAGGCAGCGCGCGTCTTCACAGCCCTCGACAAAATTTTGCCCAAAACCGCGCACTCGTCGCGGGCTCCTCGCACACAATTTTGAGCAAAATTTCCCTGTCGGTGTCGCCGCCGTCGGCGCATGTCCGCCGGCGGTGACGGTTTCAACAGAAAGGATACTACTATGGCAAGACAGATTCCGGTCTACCTGTTTGTAGGCCAGCTGGAGAGCGGCAAGACCAAGTTCATCCAGGAGACGATGGAGGACCCCCAGTTCGATTCCGGCGACAAGACGCTGCTGCTGGTCTGCGAGGAGGGCGAGGAAGAGTACGATCCCGACCGCTTCGCTTTCGGCGGGGTGCATGTGGCCCAGCTGGAGGACAAGAGCGAGCTGAACAAAGAAAACCTGGAAGCGCTGGAGAAAAAATCCGGCTGCGGCCGTGTCATCATCGAGTACAACGGCATGTGGCTGATCCAGGACCTGTACGACGCCCTGCCGGACAACTGGCTGGTGTATCAGTGCCTGGCCACGGCGGACGGCACCACCATCAAGACCTACGCGGGGGACAACGCCATGCGGTCCCTCTTGCTGGACAAGCTGCGGGGCAGTGAGCTGCTGGTGGTGAACCGCGCCGAGCATGTCAACGACGACGAGAGCCGCCAGCTCATCCACAAGCTGGTGCGCCAGGCCAGCCGCCGCTGCGACATCGCCTACGAGTTCGCCGACGGCAGCGTGGCCTACGACGACATCCCCGACCCGCTGCCCTTCGACGTGAACGCCCCGGTCATCGAGATCCCCGAGGAATTCTTCGGCATCTGGTATATGGACTGCATGGACGACGCCAAGAAATACGACGGTAAGACGGTGAAATTCCTGGCCCAGGTCTGCCAGACCAACCGCGCGGGCAAGAACAGCTTTGTGCCCGGCCGGTTCGCCATGACCTGCTGCGTGCAGGACATCCAGTTTGTGGGCTTCCCCTGCAAGTACGACGACTACAAGAACCTGGAACAGCGCAGCTGGATCACCCTGACCGCCAAGGTCAACGTGAAGTACCATCCCATCTACCAGGGCCAGACCCCCGATTCCACCGGCCCGGTGCTGACGGCCCTCAAAGTCGAACCCGGCGAAAAGCCCAAGGACGACGTGGTCATGTTCAGCTGAACAGGGGACCGTTCTTTTCTTGCAAGAAAAGAACCAAAAGAACTCTCATAAAAAATATCCCGCAGGGATTTTCCCTGCGGGATATTTTTGTTGGGATTTTTTCGGCTCTTCCTCGCAAAAAGGACAGCCCACGGTGCCGACCTGTAACAGCGGGGGAGTACACATTCATGGGTAAAAGGTTGGAGTTTCTTTGCCTACTTTCTTTGCAAAGAAAGTAGGTCACTCGCAGCCGTCTTTGGTTTCGCCGCAGCCGTCGCAGTCGCTTTCATACTGCACGGCGTTGCGGGCCAGTTCCGGGTCCAGGCGCTGGGCCACCTGGATCATCAGGGCGCACTCCATCCGCTTGCGGAACACCTTGCATCCGTACTCGTAGGTGCCGTGGATATCGCCGGTGGCGTGCAGGGCGTTGGCCGCGCAGCCGCCCGCGCAGTACAGCCGCGCCCAGCAATCCTTGCAGTCGGGGCGGGCGTAGACGTTGCAGAGCTTGAACTCATCCCGCAGGGCGGTGTTGGTCACGCCGTCCCACACGTTGCCCAGCTTGTAGTCCGGGTCACCCACGAACTGGTGGCAGGGATACAGATCGCCCCAGGGCGTCACCGCCATGTACTCGGTGCCAGACCCGCAGCCCGAGATCCGCTTGTAGATGCAGGGGCCGTGCTTCAGGTCCAGAATGTAGTGATAGAAGGTGATGGGCTTGCCCGCCTTCTGGCGGCGGAGCATGTCCTTGGCCAGCAGCTCGTACTGGTCGAACAGCTTGGGCAGGTCCTCCTCGGTGAGGGCTTCGGGGGAATCGGCGGGGGCCACCACCGGCTCCATGGACAGTTCCGTGAAGCCCAGATCGTCCGCCATGTGGAACAGATCGTTGGTGAAATCCACGTTGTGATGCGTAAAAGTGCCCCGCATGTAGTAGCCTTTGCCGCCGCGGGCCTTGACCAGCTTCTGGAACTTCGGCACGATGCGGTCATAGCTGCCGTTGCCCGCCAGGTCCACACGGAACCGGTCGTTGACCTCCTTGCGGCCGTCCAGCGAGAGCACCACGTTGTAGCACTCCTGGTTGGCCCACTGGATGACCTCGTCGGTGAGGCCGATGCCGTTGGTGGTCAGGGTGAACCGGAAATTCTTGCCCGCCGCCTTCTCGATGCTGCGGGCGTAGGCCACCAGCTGCTTGCATACCTCAAAGTTCATCAGCGGTTCGCCGCCGAAAAAGTCCACTTCCAGGTTGCGCCGGGTGCCCGAATGGGCGACCAGGAAATCCAGCGCCTGCTTGCCGGTTTCAAAGCTCATCAGCCCCGCCTCGCCGTGGAACTTGCCCTGGGCCGCAAAACAGTAGCTGCAGTTCAGGTTGCAGGTGTGCGCCACGTGCAGGC encodes the following:
- a CDS encoding CobW family GTP-binding protein — translated: MAENKTKIDIFSGFLGAGKTTLIKKLIQECFAGERIVLIENEFGEIGIDGGFMREAGIQVNELNSGCICCSLVGDFREALKKVVETYHPDRILIEPSGVGKLSDVTRAVEGVAETLPVILNSFVTVADVNKVKMYMKNFGEFYDDQVSHASCIILSRTGNASEKKIADAVALLTEKNPTATIVTTDWTALSGAQIVSVMDGKRDLVAELLDQARAANEAHAGEEEHHHHHHHEDGEEHECCHHHHDEDEEHECCHHHHDEDEEHECCHHHHHDEDEEHECCHHHHDEDEEHECCHHHHDEDEEHECCHHHDHDHEEGECCHHHDHDHHEHHYDEHGVCSCGHHHHDHDADEVFTSWGRETAHKFSRAVLDEALTKLDGGDYGMILRAKGIVDGGADGWLEFDMVPGEHEIRPSTPDVTGKLCVIGSKLQEGAIAELFGL
- a CDS encoding TIGR03943 family putative permease subunit → MARQIPVYLFVGQLESGKTKFIQETMEDPQFDSGDKTLLLVCEEGEEEYDPDRFAFGGVHVAQLEDKSELNKENLEALEKKSGCGRVIIEYNGMWLIQDLYDALPDNWLVYQCLATADGTTIKTYAGDNAMRSLLLDKLRGSELLVVNRAEHVNDDESRQLIHKLVRQASRRCDIAYEFADGSVAYDDIPDPLPFDVNAPVIEIPEEFFGIWYMDCMDDAKKYDGKTVKFLAQVCQTNRAGKNSFVPGRFAMTCCVQDIQFVGFPCKYDDYKNLEQRSWITLTAKVNVKYHPIYQGQTPDSTGPVLTALKVEPGEKPKDDVVMFS
- the scfB gene encoding thioether cross-link-forming SCIFF peptide maturase, encoding MIHQYKLGGYNIVLDVFSGSVHAVDDVAYDAIALIDGGKTREEAADALAKKYAGRDDVTAGDIQDCLDDIDELTKEGKLFAPDAYADHAFDFKNRSNVVKALCLHVAHTCNLNCSYCFAAQGKFHGEAGLMSFETGKQALDFLVAHSGTRRNLEVDFFGGEPLMNFEVCKQLVAYARSIEKAAGKNFRFTLTTNGIGLTDEVIQWANQECYNVVLSLDGRKEVNDRFRVDLAGNGSYDRIVPKFQKLVKARGGKGYYMRGTFTHHNVDFTNDLFHMADDLGFTELSMEPVVAPADSPEALTEEDLPKLFDQYELLAKDMLRRQKAGKPITFYHYILDLKHGPCIYKRISGCGSGTEYMAVTPWGDLYPCHQFVGDPDYKLGNVWDGVTNTALRDEFKLCNVYARPDCKDCWARLYCAGGCAANALHATGDIHGTYEYGCKVFRKRMECALMIQVAQRLDPELARNAVQYESDCDGCGETKDGCE